From the Acidilutibacter cellobiosedens genome, one window contains:
- a CDS encoding sodium ion-translocating decarboxylase subunit beta, with protein sequence MLFSILKDFLQSTGFAALTYKEVIMLIISFILLYLAIKKGYEPLLLIPIAFGMLLANLPISGLMDPPVIEVVKDSATGTLIPQTKKIGGLLYYLYQGVKLGIYPPLIFLGIGAMTDFGPLIAAPSSILLGAAAQLGIFITFMGAVTLGFTGPEAASIGIIGGADGPTALFLTSRLAPHLLGPIAVAAYSYMALVPIIQPPIMKALTTKKEREVVMEQLRPVSKKEKIIFPILVTVVVTLLLPSAASLIGMLMMGNLLRESGVVDRLSKTVQNELINIITIFLGTTVGATANAETFLSPSTLKIIMLGLIAFSIGTAGGVLFGKIMYKMSGGKVNPLIGSAGVSAVPMAARVSQKVGQEANPRNFLLMHAMGPNVAGVIGSAVAAGLLLMFFKS encoded by the coding sequence ATGCTATTTAGTATATTGAAAGATTTTTTACAAAGTACAGGCTTTGCAGCTCTTACATATAAAGAAGTAATAATGCTTATTATTTCATTTATACTTCTTTATTTAGCTATAAAAAAAGGATATGAACCACTCCTTTTGATACCAATAGCTTTTGGAATGCTGCTTGCTAATCTTCCCATTAGTGGCCTTATGGATCCACCGGTAATTGAAGTAGTAAAGGATTCTGCGACGGGAACTTTAATTCCCCAAACAAAGAAAATAGGCGGACTTTTATATTATTTGTATCAAGGAGTTAAGTTAGGCATATATCCTCCCTTAATATTTCTCGGTATAGGGGCTATGACAGATTTTGGGCCGTTAATCGCAGCTCCGAGCAGTATACTTCTTGGAGCTGCGGCTCAGCTCGGAATATTTATTACGTTTATGGGAGCTGTAACTTTAGGATTTACAGGGCCTGAGGCAGCAAGTATAGGAATAATAGGAGGTGCAGACGGGCCTACGGCACTTTTCTTAACAAGCAGATTGGCTCCCCATTTATTAGGCCCTATAGCAGTGGCTGCTTATTCGTATATGGCATTAGTGCCAATTATCCAGCCACCGATTATGAAAGCGTTAACAACAAAAAAAGAACGTGAAGTTGTAATGGAGCAGTTAAGACCTGTATCTAAAAAAGAAAAGATAATATTTCCTATATTGGTTACAGTAGTTGTAACATTACTCCTTCCCTCAGCAGCATCGTTGATTGGTATGCTGATGATGGGCAACTTGCTTAGAGAGTCAGGTGTGGTAGACAGACTTTCTAAGACAGTACAAAATGAATTAATTAATATAATTACAATATTTTTAGGAACAACGGTAGGTGCAACAGCTAATGCAGAAACGTTTCTTTCTCCTTCAACACTTAAGATAATAATGCTTGGTCTAATTGCATTTTCCATAGGAACAGCAGGTGGAGTGTTATTTGGGAAAATAATGTATAAAATGAGTGGAGGAAAAGTAAACCCGCTGATTGGTTCTGCAGGAGTATCGGCAGTGCCTATGGCTGCAAGGGTTTCTCAGAAAGTGGGACAAGAAGCAAATCCAAGAAATTTTTTACTTATGCATGCAATGGGTCCGAATGTTGCCGGAGTTATTGGTTCTGCAGTGGCTGCAGGGCTGCTTCTGATGTTTTTTAAAAGTTAA
- a CDS encoding DUF2118 domain-containing protein, whose protein sequence is MRKFLINVNGKKYEVEVEEVSNEVQYQSQPIQQKVVESSVQKQNPTEKEVSSEEDKKNISIAKGTEVVYAPMPGTILNINVKEGDIVKSGQTLIILEAMKMENEIVAPKDGKVTGIYVSKGATVKTEDKLVGIE, encoded by the coding sequence ATGAGAAAATTTCTTATAAACGTAAATGGAAAAAAATATGAAGTAGAAGTAGAAGAGGTATCTAATGAAGTTCAATATCAAAGTCAGCCGATCCAGCAGAAAGTAGTTGAAAGCTCGGTTCAAAAACAAAACCCAACAGAAAAAGAAGTTTCTTCAGAAGAAGATAAGAAAAATATATCGATAGCTAAGGGCACGGAAGTAGTTTATGCACCAATGCCAGGTACTATTTTAAATATAAATGTTAAGGAAGGCGATATTGTTAAATCCGGTCAGACACTAATTATATTAGAGGCAATGAAAATGGAAAATGAAATAGTGGCTCCCAAAGACGGAAAAGTTACGGGAATTTATGTTAGCAAAGGAGCAACCGTCAAAACGGAAGATAAATTGGTGGGCATAGAATAA
- a CDS encoding OadG family protein — MGDKITMSDSLIITIFSMAIVFISLLIISYLIKGSKVITNKGTKMKKTSQKLVAKEANMENIKDDENEELIAIISAAVAASLGVSIPEMNIKSIKRISTNECIWSRVGREQQMFKRL, encoded by the coding sequence GTGGGAGATAAGATAACAATGTCTGATAGCTTAATAATAACTATATTTAGCATGGCTATTGTGTTTATATCTTTATTAATAATATCATACCTAATAAAGGGCTCTAAGGTTATAACAAATAAAGGCACTAAGATGAAGAAAACAAGTCAGAAATTAGTAGCTAAGGAGGCCAATATGGAAAATATTAAGGATGATGAAAACGAAGAATTGATAGCAATTATATCTGCAGCAGTAGCTGCAAGTTTGGGAGTATCGATACCCGAAATGAATATAAAAAGTATAAAAAGAATATCCACAAATGAATGTATATGGTCAAGAGTAGGAAGAGAACAGCAAATGTTTAAGAGATTATAA
- a CDS encoding acyl-CoA carboxylase subunit beta, with amino-acid sequence MKNKIEELIESKNKISLGGGEKRIEKQHKSSKFTARERINLLLDEGSFVEIDAFVKHRCTNFEMEKVEAEADGVVTGYGTVDGRLIFVYAQDFTVLGGSLGEMHAAKICKVQDMAIKMGAPIVGFNDSGGARIQEGVDALSGYGNIFYRNTLASGVVPQISVIVGPCAGGAVYSPALTDFIFMVENTGMMFITGPQVIKSVTGEEVSQEELGGAVTHNKISGVAHFIDSNEEDCIQRIKRLLSYLPSNNLEEPPIIEADDNINRVEERLNEIIPENPNKSYDMKEIINILADKGEFFEVQPYYAQNMITGYIRLNGMTVGVIGNQPKVLAGCIDVNASDKAGRFIRTCDAFNIPLLNLVDVPGFLPGTEQEYGGIIRHGAKMLYAYSEATVPKVTLIIRKAYGGAYLAMCSKDLGADQVFAWPNAEIAVMGPEGAANIIFKKEIEGSEDPVEFRKEKIAEYKDTVNNPYIAASRGYVDDVIVPSTTRPRLISAFDMLRSKREERPAKKHGNIPL; translated from the coding sequence ATGAAAAACAAAATCGAGGAACTAATCGAATCCAAGAATAAAATATCTCTTGGAGGAGGTGAAAAACGTATTGAAAAACAGCATAAATCCAGTAAATTTACTGCGAGAGAAAGAATAAATCTTTTATTGGATGAAGGCAGCTTTGTTGAAATAGATGCTTTTGTAAAGCACAGATGTACTAATTTTGAAATGGAAAAAGTTGAAGCAGAGGCAGACGGAGTTGTGACAGGATACGGCACTGTAGATGGAAGACTGATTTTTGTATATGCTCAGGATTTTACAGTTCTGGGAGGTTCTCTTGGAGAGATGCACGCAGCAAAAATATGCAAGGTTCAAGATATGGCAATTAAAATGGGTGCACCTATAGTAGGATTTAATGATTCCGGAGGAGCAAGGATACAGGAAGGAGTAGATGCTCTATCGGGATATGGAAATATTTTTTATAGAAACACATTGGCTTCAGGTGTAGTTCCCCAAATTTCTGTAATTGTGGGGCCATGTGCGGGAGGTGCTGTTTATTCACCGGCACTGACGGATTTTATATTTATGGTTGAAAATACGGGAATGATGTTTATTACCGGACCTCAGGTGATAAAATCGGTTACCGGAGAAGAAGTATCTCAGGAAGAGTTGGGAGGAGCTGTGACTCATAATAAAATCAGTGGAGTTGCTCATTTTATAGATTCAAATGAGGAAGACTGCATTCAAAGGATAAAAAGATTGCTGAGTTATCTTCCATCAAATAATCTTGAAGAGCCTCCTATTATTGAAGCTGATGATAATATAAATAGGGTTGAAGAGAGACTTAACGAAATAATACCTGAAAATCCAAATAAATCCTATGATATGAAGGAAATAATAAATATATTAGCAGATAAAGGAGAATTTTTTGAAGTTCAGCCCTATTATGCTCAGAATATGATTACAGGATATATAAGACTCAACGGGATGACCGTAGGAGTGATTGGAAACCAGCCTAAAGTTTTGGCGGGATGTATTGACGTTAATGCTTCTGATAAAGCCGGCAGATTTATTAGGACATGCGATGCTTTTAACATACCGCTGCTTAATCTCGTAGATGTACCGGGATTTTTACCTGGAACGGAACAGGAATATGGAGGGATTATAAGACATGGAGCCAAAATGCTTTATGCTTATAGTGAAGCGACAGTACCTAAGGTCACTCTTATAATAAGAAAGGCCTATGGCGGAGCTTACCTTGCGATGTGTTCTAAGGACTTGGGAGCAGATCAAGTATTTGCATGGCCTAATGCTGAAATAGCAGTTATGGGACCCGAAGGTGCAGCAAATATTATATTCAAAAAGGAAATTGAAGGCTCTGAAGATCCTGTAGAGTTCAGGAAGGAAAAAATAGCAGAATATAAAGACACTGTAAATAATCCTTATATTGCAGCGTCAAGAGGGTATGTAGACGATGTAATAGTGCCCAGTACTACCAGACCAAGACTTATAAGTGCCTTTGATATGCTTCGAAGTAAGAGAGAAGAGAGACCGGCTAAAAAACATGGAAATATTCCTCTGTAG
- the mce gene encoding methylmalonyl-CoA epimerase, producing MIKKVDHIGIAVKDLDETLKFYENVLGIKAQGNEVIEEQKVRVAFLPIGDTEIELLESTEENGPISKFIEKKGEGIQHIAYKVDDIDKAIEEMKSKGIRMIDEKPRYGAGGAKIAFLHPKSTFGVLIELCERN from the coding sequence GTGATTAAAAAGGTAGATCATATAGGAATAGCGGTTAAAGATTTAGATGAGACTTTAAAGTTTTATGAAAATGTGTTGGGTATAAAGGCTCAAGGCAATGAAGTTATAGAAGAACAGAAAGTGAGAGTTGCTTTTTTGCCCATTGGAGATACAGAGATTGAACTTTTAGAGTCTACAGAGGAAAATGGCCCTATATCGAAGTTTATCGAAAAGAAAGGCGAGGGAATACAGCACATAGCTTATAAAGTAGATGATATCGATAAAGCTATTGAAGAGATGAAATCGAAAGGTATAAGGATGATTGATGAAAAGCCTCGTTATGGTGCAGGAGGAGCAAAAATTGCTTTTTTGCATCCCAAAAGCACCTTTGGAGTTTTGATAGAACTTTGTGAAAGAAATTAG
- the meaB gene encoding methylmalonyl Co-A mutase-associated GTPase MeaB, whose protein sequence is MVHKLDLEDKLIMGDKRACARAITMVENGDKEIFDMIKKLYKYTGRAYIVGITGPPGSGKSTVTDKLTKELRKRKKKVGIIAIDPTSPFTGGAILGDRIRMNDLALDKEVFIRSMGTRGSLGGLSKATQGAVKILDIFGTDYIFIETVGVGQSEIDIVKLADTVLMVMAPNMGDDIQAIKAGIVEIADIFAINKSDLDGADKTELEIQMMLDLNDKKDYRPFVLKVSGVRNEGMDILLDKIIEHRKYLESTNKLKDIRVRNAKLEILKLVEDELMSSVMKTIKNNSILEELAEKVVLRNLDPYTGRDKIIELLK, encoded by the coding sequence GTGGTGCATAAGTTGGACTTGGAAGATAAATTAATAATGGGAGATAAAAGGGCTTGTGCAAGAGCTATAACTATGGTTGAAAATGGGGACAAAGAAATTTTTGACATGATTAAAAAGTTATATAAATATACTGGCAGGGCTTATATTGTAGGTATTACAGGCCCTCCCGGAAGCGGTAAGAGTACTGTCACCGATAAGCTTACAAAAGAATTGAGAAAAAGGAAGAAAAAAGTGGGGATAATAGCAATAGATCCTACAAGTCCCTTTACAGGAGGAGCAATTTTAGGTGATAGAATTCGAATGAATGATTTAGCCCTTGACAAAGAAGTTTTTATCAGAAGTATGGGTACCAGAGGTTCTTTAGGAGGATTATCTAAGGCCACCCAAGGAGCTGTAAAGATACTTGATATATTTGGGACAGATTATATATTCATTGAAACTGTAGGAGTTGGCCAGTCTGAAATAGATATAGTTAAGCTTGCGGATACGGTGCTTATGGTAATGGCTCCTAATATGGGAGATGATATACAGGCTATTAAGGCGGGAATCGTTGAAATAGCAGATATTTTTGCAATAAACAAATCGGATCTGGATGGAGCCGATAAAACTGAGTTAGAAATTCAAATGATGCTTGATTTAAACGATAAGAAGGATTATAGGCCATTTGTATTAAAAGTATCGGGGGTCAGGAACGAAGGCATGGATATTCTTCTTGACAAGATAATAGAACATAGAAAATATTTGGAGAGTACCAATAAATTAAAGGACATAAGGGTTAGAAATGCAAAACTCGAAATATTAAAGTTAGTGGAAGATGAGCTAATGAGCTCAGTTATGAAGACAATTAAAAATAATTCTATTTTAGAGGAATTGGCGGAGAAAGTGGTCTTAAGAAATTTAGATCCTTATACTGGAAGGGATAAGATTATAGAATTACTTAAATAA
- a CDS encoding cobalamin B12-binding domain-containing protein yields the protein MNRPIRVLVAKPGLDGHDRGAKVIARALRDAGMEVIYTGLRQTPEQIVATAIQEDVDVVAMSILSGAHNYLFPKVVNLLKEEGVTDVLIMGGGVIPEDDIPGLKEKGIEEIFTPGTSTKDVVEYIRTHIKRNK from the coding sequence ATGAATAGACCAATAAGGGTTTTGGTAGCAAAGCCTGGACTTGATGGGCATGATAGAGGAGCAAAGGTTATTGCAAGAGCTTTGAGAGATGCAGGAATGGAAGTAATATATACGGGCTTAAGACAAACCCCCGAACAGATTGTTGCTACAGCAATACAGGAAGATGTAGATGTTGTGGCAATGAGTATTCTTTCAGGAGCACATAATTATTTATTTCCCAAGGTAGTTAATCTTCTAAAAGAAGAAGGAGTGACAGATGTTCTTATAATGGGAGGAGGGGTAATTCCCGAAGATGACATTCCGGGACTTAAGGAAAAAGGAATAGAGGAGATATTTACTCCGGGAACCTCCACAAAAGATGTAGTAGAATATATTAGGACTCATATAAAGAGGAATAAATAG